TGCTGCGGGGAGGTCGAATCGGTCCTCGAGCCATTCGTTAATCAGGATCGCGATGCGGCCTGAGTTGAGTCCGCGGTCGCGCGTGCGCGCGGTCATCTTGCTCAGCGCGCGGAAACTGACTGCCTCAACAGGGATCTCGTCGAGGTCGTCGCCGGTGAGAAAGTCTTCTGCGACGCCGAGCACTGCAGCGAGCGTGATCAGTGTCTGCGGCGTTGGGTCCTGGTGCTGGTTTTCGTAGGTAGACAAGCTAGCGCGGCTCAACCCCGTCTCCTGGGCGAGCTTTGTCAGCGTCCATCCGCGGCGCTTGCGTGCCGCCGCTAAGCGTGTGGGGTTCAGCATGGCGGATGCTGCCTCAATCTCTGGTCGATCGAAAGGACCGGTCAGCGCATGGCGACGTCGACCGAGTACGCGTCGCCATCACTGGCCGGCGGCTCCTCAACCGTGGTGGCGTCGTTCGACTCGGGTTCGTGTCGAGAGATGCGCGGAAGGAGGATGCGCTCCTCCCATTCGGTGATCATCCCGTCCGTCATGCGAACGGGCAGTGAGAGCTCGGCGTAGATGTAGTCCGGGGTGACTCGCTGAAGCAGGAACCACACGTTCTCGAGCTCGGCAGGTTCCACGGTCGGCTCGTCGAATGCCTCGCCGAGGTCCAATGAACCCTGGTCGGCGTTCTGTCGCACGGCGATGGCGGTGAGTTCACCCTTGGGGTTCTTAGTGCGCGGCACCCTGCCAGGGATCTCCACGCCGGTGGCCTCGTCACCGGAACTCGTGACGATCGAGAATTCGTGGCTGGGATGCACCGTGCGACAGAAGTTCTTGCCATCATTGACACCCCAGCCGAGCGGAACCAGCTCCTCGCGCAGGAACCGTACGGTCTTGAAGTAGCGGGTGGTGCCCTCGGCCGTCGGCGGCTCGAGGCCAGTCGTGTGCTTGGCTTCCGCGTCAGCCCGCAGGAGCGTGCGGATGATCTGGTCGCCAGCGATCCCGAGCGTGTGAAGTCGGTATTCGGCGGTACCGTCGACTGCGACGATCGTCATGGGCGTCTCTCCTGCCACTCTGCGGAAACTTGACGAAATACTACCTCATATGAGGCGGAAAAGTGTCAAGCAGAGTTTGGTGTGTCGGAACTGTCCAGCCCCGGCCCCAGCAAAGGTCCCGAACCTCGCTCAGGGCCGTCCGTTGCACCTTAGGCGGCGGACGAACCTCCATCACCCATCGGGGGATCACACTCGAGACCGAAGCTCACTCCAGCAACAGCACACCGCTGACATTCACCCGGTGGTCATCGGCCACCGCACGGATGTAGTCCGTCAACGGCCTCCGTGTCGACAGCAGCGCGGTTTTCCACAGGTTGCGATATGCAGTTTGTGGCGCGAGGGCTCGGGTTGTGCTGGGCTACTCCCAGCCAACTTCATAGTTTCGCAGGACCGCTCTCATCTCGGGGAGACGGCACCGCGCCGCTCCCCCGAGGTCTCCATTCAAGTCTCGGGAGGACTTCCATGAACACGCTTGTCGCTGCCTTCGTGGCAACTGCTTCACCGGACCTCAACTCGGACGGCATCGTCCAGTGGGGCGTCAAGAACATCATTCCGATCATCCTGCTGTTCGTCGGGATCGGAATTATCGCCTCGGCTCGCAAGGGCCAGATGAGCCAGAACGCGCTGACGGTCTCCAACGTCCTGTTGGGCTGCGTCGTCATCGCAGGTGCGGCCTTCTTCTACGGCTTCGCCGACAACATCGCGCAGTTCGTTTTCCAAGGCTGACCGATGCTGATCAGGCCTGACGACGAGGTCTACCGCGTCGACGCAGTCTGGCTCGGCCCGCGGGGGCTCACGCTTCCCTGGGCGGCCAGGTACTCGGCGTACGGGATCTGGGTCGTGTTGTTCGTCAGCATCCTCTTGATCGAGGCCGTGCTGCCGATGCGAGTGAGCCTGCCACCAGTGTGGGAACTGGTGTTGAGCATCCTCGCGACCTACGCACTGACCGGCGTGATCGATCACGAACGTCCATTGTCCAGCGCGCTGCAGACGCTCCGAGCCGAGCTGACTGCACCCCGCGCACCCACGGAGGCCCGGCCGGTGCTGCTCGACGCAGCGCGCGTCCGGATGAGGGAGAACCATGTTCACGAGGCACCCCACCGAAGCCGCAAAGGGCCGACTGGCGCTTCGCAACATTGACGACCACCTGTGCTTCACCGCAGACGAGGTCTGGGCCTGGTACGTCCTGCCGACTCAGCTGTGGGCATTCCGATCCGACACCCAACGAGGCCAGCTTCTCCACGGGTTCGGCGACGGGCTCGCTTGGCTGGCTGGCCACCGGCTCCACCTAAGGGTGACGTCGCGGCCCTACCCGACTGGCGAGTGGGCCAAGCAGCTGCACGGCCTGACTCCAGCGCCGCTCGAGACGCCGGGGCAGCCACCGTGGAGCGAGCACCTGGTCGAGATGCAGCTGCACCTGCGCCACCAGACGATGGCCGAGAAGGAGGTCTATTTGGGCGTTCGGATCAAGTCCCGGCCGCCGTCGCATCGGATGATGTCGGCGATCACGCGGCGTCCGACAGACATCGAGCACGCTCGTGTCCTGCCGGAGTTGGAGCGGATCACCGAGACCGTCGCGCTCCCCGGACTCGAAGGTCGGCCCGCAACTGCTCGGGAGTTGGAGTGGCTGCTGCGACGCTCGATCGGTCTCGGCATGCCGTCTCCCACGGACCTCTCCCCCACGCCCGACCCCGCCTGGGATCGAGAGGACCTGGCGTCCTTCACCGACCGGGTGGAGTACGCCGCCCAGCCGCTCGGCCGCACGGTCAAGCTGACCTCCCGCGGCGCAGGATCGGCGGTCGAGCGGCATGTGGCGGTCCTGTCCGTGGGCCGGCTCGAGGAAATCGAAGCCCCCGATCCTGCCCACGAGCCTTGGCTCTCCCACACGGACCGGCTGCCGTTCCCCGTCGAGTGGTCAGCGCAGTTCGACGTGCTCTCCGGGGTCGACGCCCGGCGGTCTATCCAGCACAAGCTCCTGGTTGTCAGGGACATGCAGCGGCATTACGCCGAGCACGACCTGGACGAGCCGCTGGCACTCGACCGTCAGGCGCGTCACGCTCGGGAGGTCGAGGACCAGATGACGCGTGGTGTTGACGTCGCCGCGGCCCGAATCCATGGCTGGTTCCGGGTGGCCGTATCTGCCCCGACCGAGCAGGAGTGCCTGGAGCGGGTCCGCAAGGTCACTACTTCCTATCGCTCGCGCCGAGTGACGATCGAGCATCCGAAGGCGCAGTACGGATTGCTGCGGGAGTTCATCCCGGGCGAACCGTTGGCCACGACGGCGTACCGGCGCCGGCTACCAGCGCTCTACCTGGCGGCGGGAGTCCCGACAGCGTCGAGCCGTCTCGGTGACCGTCGCGGTCCGTACGTCGGCTACACGGCCGGCGCCTCTCGTCGCGCGGTCATGTTCGACACGCACTACGCCACCGAGGTGAAGGAGACCTCCGGGCTCGTTCCCGTCGTTGGCGGGCTCGGTGCAGGCAAGTCGGTGCTCCTCGGGCAGATCGTCTACGAGGCCGTACGCCGCGGCATCCCCTCGGTTGTTCTCGACCCTTCGGGACCACTAGCGCGACTGACCGAGCTCCCTGAGTTGGCCCCGCACAGCGAGCACATCGATCTGACGACGGCTGCGTCCGGCACCCTGAACCCGTTCGAGGTGGTCGCCTCTCCCCTCCGGAGCGCCTTCACCACCGAGGATGCCTTCACCGAGGCTGAGGTTTTCGCGGCCCAGGATCGCAAGCTGCTGGCGATGGATGTCGTCAAGATGCTGCTCCCCGCGTCCGTTGATGCGTTGCCGGCGACATCGCTGGTCGTCTCCGATGCTGTTCGCACGACGGGCGGGTCCCCGCATTCATCGCTCTGGGATGTGGTCAAGCACCTGGAGAACCACCATAATCCGCACGGGCGCGTGGTGGCGAACTACCTGCGGGACATGTCCGAACTCCCGCTCTCGCGGCTGTTCTTCCCGAGTGCACAGGCGACGGGCGAGCGGTTGCGGGCCAACCTCACCGTCCTGACCATGCCGGGGCTCGTCCTGCCACCGAAGTCCGTGCCCCGCGATCACTGGTCGACATCCGAACAGCTCGCGGTGCCTCTGCTGCACCTGGCGTCCTGGTACGCCACCCGCGCGGTCTACGGCCGACAGATGCAGGCACGCAAACTCGTGGCCCTAGACGAGACCCACTTCCTCGGTGAGTGGTCAGCCGGCCGCGCGCTCTTCACCCGACTCGGCCGAGACTCCCGCAAATGGAACACCTGCGTCCTCGCCGCCTCCCAGAACCCATCCGACGTCCTCGGCATGGATGTCGCCAACTTCATGTCCGCCGCGTTCGTGGGACGGCTCGAGGACGAAGAGGCCGCCCGGGACGGACTGCGGATGCTCCGCGTGCCGACCGGAATCGGCTACGAGCGAGCGCTCGCGAACCTCTCCTCCGCCCGCGGCCAGTCGGCCTTCCGTGAATTCGTCATGCGCGACGTCGATGGCAACGTCGACAAGCTGCGCGTCGACCTAACCGGCAACCCCGGACTGCTTGAGGCGCTCAACACGACAGCAGGGCGTCGTACAGCAAATGGTTCCAAGTCGGATGGCGAGGCCGTCGCATGAGGCGCCACATCGGCCGCGGAATCTGGCTGGCCATAGTCGTCGCAATGCTCGTCGTGCCGAGCTGGTTCTCCACCGCTGGCGCGATCCCGGGCATCGACGACTGCAAGGACGCCCCGACCCCCGACGTACCCGGGCAGGGCATCGCCGGCTTCTTCAGCAACACCCCCGACAAGGTCCCCGCATCGGCGGATCCCTTTGCAGCGGATGCGAAGACGACGATCTATGAGCAGTACGGATACGCCGGACTGCGTTGGAGCACGTACGACCTCGGCTGCGGTCCCGACACGATGCGCAACCCGGATGCCGTCATCGGCACCGCGTTCGCCAACTGGATCATCCAGCCTGCCCTGGCGCTGACCGCACTCACGGGGTCGGTCACCGAAGTCGCCTTCAACCCGACCTTCCTCAACGTCTTCGACCCGGTCATCACCCGGGTATCGACCGCCCTGCACGAGAACCTCTTCGCAACCTGGATCCCGGCGGTCCTGGCACTGCTCGGCATTCTGTTGATCTGGCGAGCCAACCGGGCCTCACTGGCTACCTCAGCGGCCGCCGTCGGGTGGGCCCTGATCGTCGTCATCATGGCCACTGCCTTGTTCCGCTGGCCCATCGCCGCCGGCCACGCCGCCGACCTCACCGTGACCCGAACCCTCGGCACAGTCGTGGAGAAGCTCGATGGACACGACGAACAGGTGGACCCCGGCACAGCGGTCGCCTCCAACGTCGTCGACTCAATCTTCTACGAAGCCTGGCTCGCCGGCACGCTCGGATCAGCCGACTCGAAGACCGCAAAGGAGTACGGACCCGACCTGTTCCAGGCACAGGCCCTCACCTGGGCAGAAGCCCGCACGCTCGAGCAGAATCCCGACGCCGGCCGCCAACTCCTGGAGTCCAAGCAGGACACCTGGAAGGACATCGCCGACAAGATCAAGGACGAGGACCCCAATGCCTACGAGTACCTGACGGGACAGCGCTCAGACACACGCGTTGGCTACGCCTTCCTCGTCACGCTGGCGACGTTCCTCTCGCTCCCGTTCCTGCTGATCTCGGCACTCCTCCTGCTGGGCTGCTTCATGATCGTTCGGCTCGCTGTGATGCTCTTCCCGGCCTTCGCCACGCTCGGCGCCTTCCCACAGGGGCGCGGCCTGATCACAGGACTCGGCAGGACAGTCGCCGCGGCAATCGTGAACTCGATCG
This genomic interval from Nocardioides cavernaquae contains the following:
- a CDS encoding ATP-binding protein, translated to MFTRHPTEAAKGRLALRNIDDHLCFTADEVWAWYVLPTQLWAFRSDTQRGQLLHGFGDGLAWLAGHRLHLRVTSRPYPTGEWAKQLHGLTPAPLETPGQPPWSEHLVEMQLHLRHQTMAEKEVYLGVRIKSRPPSHRMMSAITRRPTDIEHARVLPELERITETVALPGLEGRPATARELEWLLRRSIGLGMPSPTDLSPTPDPAWDREDLASFTDRVEYAAQPLGRTVKLTSRGAGSAVERHVAVLSVGRLEEIEAPDPAHEPWLSHTDRLPFPVEWSAQFDVLSGVDARRSIQHKLLVVRDMQRHYAEHDLDEPLALDRQARHAREVEDQMTRGVDVAAARIHGWFRVAVSAPTEQECLERVRKVTTSYRSRRVTIEHPKAQYGLLREFIPGEPLATTAYRRRLPALYLAAGVPTASSRLGDRRGPYVGYTAGASRRAVMFDTHYATEVKETSGLVPVVGGLGAGKSVLLGQIVYEAVRRGIPSVVLDPSGPLARLTELPELAPHSEHIDLTTAASGTLNPFEVVASPLRSAFTTEDAFTEAEVFAAQDRKLLAMDVVKMLLPASVDALPATSLVVSDAVRTTGGSPHSSLWDVVKHLENHHNPHGRVVANYLRDMSELPLSRLFFPSAQATGERLRANLTVLTMPGLVLPPKSVPRDHWSTSEQLAVPLLHLASWYATRAVYGRQMQARKLVALDETHFLGEWSAGRALFTRLGRDSRKWNTCVLAASQNPSDVLGMDVANFMSAAFVGRLEDEEAARDGLRMLRVPTGIGYERALANLSSARGQSAFREFVMRDVDGNVDKLRVDLTGNPGLLEALNTTAGRRTANGSKSDGEAVA